Genomic segment of Panicum virgatum strain AP13 chromosome 2K, P.virgatum_v5, whole genome shotgun sequence:
GCTATATATAGGCAACAATATAGCATCATAATAACTAGGGAAACAAATGATTTTGGCAAAGGAGCCACCATGTAAAAGATTTCCTACTTCCGAACACGAAAAAGTTCTGACCTATTAACAAGATGTTTCTGCAGAAACCTGTCTGCGTAAGATGGGTACTTTTCTTTTATGTATGCCTGGAGACACTTGCGGTATGAGAAATCCTCCCAATCGCCGTTTGTCCTAACAACAAAGAGGCATCTTGAAAACCTGAACCCACGGTGCCTGTCAACCTTTTCAAGAAGGATCCAAGTTAAGAAATAATAGCATGTTAAGTTGTAAGAGCACACAGGAGAAAACACGGTTATCATGAGTGCAGTATGCAGCGGAAGCATCACATGTCACAGAAAATCCGAAGTTGCTTCACCACAGTTTTCATCCTAACCTCTTGGTGTTTATGATGCAAGAATGATCTGTTTCACTGATATCTATTACTCCGGCATAACTCTTTCTCTCAATCTTATATTAAGTAAAAACTTTAATGTAGTGCAATTTCTCAACTTTAGATTTTAACTACGAGATCACAAGGGGTAACAACCCAAACTAAATTCTATGGAGGACTGAAGAAAACCTTATATGCCTTTTCAATTGCTACAAAGAATCAGCTATACAGTATACAGATGAAAGGCACAGAAGGGAAAAATAAAGATGGAAGTTTGGCAGCAATTTCTGGTTGGCGGTCAATGGTTTCTTCTGACCAATACTAGCTTATAAATGCTAAAGACTGAAAGATTGAAGAAAGCTGGCACCTAACTCATGCTGTTTGTAAAAAGAGGAGGCATTACAAATGACCAATTTAAGTCCATGACACTAAATAGGTCTCCAAATCCTCACAAATAGGGGTCAAGCATGTTTGCTTTTTTAATTACTATGAATGACTTAGCAAGAGAGGAACGGGATTGTGCGGATGTGAATGTATTGTTAAAAGCTAGGAAAGATATGATGAAAGGAAACAGTGTGAGGAATACTATAAAGAGCTAAAGAGATATAAACAGGGCAAGAGTGCATTAACCATAGAATATTCAGAATGACAGCTTGCAGCTTGATAAGTTTGTGGTTAAAATGCACAAGTGGTGGTTGACTTAGCTCGTTGAAGCTAATTAACTTAGTTCAGAAAGCCATCATTGCTTTGTGGAACCTCGAATGATCACTCTGATTGCACTCTTTTCTGAGGCCAGCTCAGAGTTAAAAAGTGGTAGGTCACCCCTATTTGGATAAGCTAGAGATTGTGGAAGCTAGCTTGTAGATTGTGGGAGTATAAAAGCTAGATCAAAAGCCAGCCTGTTTGGACCTCTAGAGCTCTTAAAACCCCCAATGCACAAGGTGGTAAAAGCTTAGGGAGAGGTAGCTTGTGGCATTATAAAATATGGACCAAAAGTTGGCCTGTTTGGATCAGCTTGAGGTTTTAAAAGCCAGAATCTCTAGCTGATCCAAACAGGGCTTAGTTTTACAATAGCTTCCAAGGGCATGCAAATGCGAAAATATGAGAAGTTAATGTCTTAATGATAACCATCTACAAATGCAACAAATAAATAGAGCATACTGAGATATCAATGTCCAAGCAGGTCAGTCAAGGCAGCAAATTCTAATTATTAGGCTCAGTGGAGATCCTCTATATGAACTCAAACTAAGTAGTGCAAATAGCCAAATAGTTAGCTTTTTAGTAGTTCTAACAACAAATAATAACAAAATTCCTAGGTAAAACGCATTTTTGGGCACAAAGGGAAAGAAAGTCTGGAAGGTAACAGGAACACAAGGAAATAACTTGTTTGAGGAGTTGGCATCTATTTGGTAAAGTAGGTTAGGTAATATACTCACCATTATACCATCAATCCCACAACCAATCTTCTCATCTGCACGAGGATGATAGGAAAGAAGCTTTTCTACTACAACCTTTTCATCATTTGGGCTTAGAAATCCACCATTTCCATACCTGCGGTAACATAACATTGTCAGTAAGACAGGAACAATTGTCCAATTGATGCAAGTCATAACACAATGCATCCTCACAAATTGGAAGTTTTACAGAATACTACCTATTTAGGGCAGCTCAACATTGAGGTGTTTTGCACGGTATAATCAAGAGCATATAGCAATCCTAGTAAAGTTTCTGTTTTACCTTAGGATGTTAATTTGGTAGCATATCCAAAATAGAAAGATACAACAGCATCTATTTTTGTCTTTAACCAATAACAACTACACCTGATAAGCCAACACAATGGCCAACTAGGACTAAAAGTCACACGAGTGTCAACTTATTAGCTATAGCCCAATTTGAATCCCCATTGATGACAGTCTAAAGCAAGCATTCAGGTGATTTTGGACAGGCCAGATTATACACCTCTTGACTGCTTTCTAAGAACAGACTTTGCAATTACATAATCGAAGCAAACAATTGATATGGATGGAAGCAGTAGGGAGGGTGTAGCTGTGTGGTAAGGCCGATAATGGGTTCCTTAAGATTAGCTAGCAAACTGCATCCTATTTACCATGAACATAAAAAATGCGGCTAGGATTACAGTTTCCATAAAAAGTAAATCAAGATCATCTTGCGTGACAGATTAGTACAACATGGAAGAATACAATTGTTGTCTACCTGAACCCATCCAACTAGCATATCAAGAAAGCAGATAACACCAGAAGCAATCAACCAAATAAACTTTCCTTCTATTCTCCAGTACCAAACAAAGAGCTCCCATCGAAGCTAGTTTGGACTCAAAGAACCACCAAACATCACTGCCGTGGGCATTGGGCTGCCACTGCCACAGCAGCCACAACCTGATCTCTTAGATTTTTTACTTCAGCACCAAACTAAGAGTTTGGATTCGATATTTGATGTAAGGGTGTGATTTGGTAGCTCTGTTTTTTTAGAGTTGGCCCTATACACTTAGCTCTGTTTGTTCCTCATTTGATCAGACAAGAATATAtcttgttagagtatatttggtaggttAGGATATGTAATCCCGGACTGCCATGTGTATCGGGGAGGTGTCTTACCCCCAAGTCTttgtactctatatataccgcccaaggggctcaatgcaatatatcgatcacattatacgcatcctactttcTTACATGGTATTACAAGTTAGGGTTTCGACCTAGGCTTCCGCttcggcagccgccgccgcaccgcccccggggagatcgatctccgccgggggcagcgccctcgtaGGATGCAGATTTTGTATTTTAATAAGTAAAAGAAGTCAGTTAATTCATTAAGGCTATGTTTATACCACGTATCAATGGGTAATTCTGAGTAGAAGGTTCCACTCTGATCCGCCGTGCCTGTCGTCGTCATGCACAGCAAGAAGACCTACCTCGCCGCCAGGatccgtcgcctccgccgcctccgcgcgggcGGGCGCCGCCTGTATCCAGGGCCGCTCTGCATGGGGCACTATCGGGCGCCATCGTGGGGAATTGCTGCTGTGTTTCTCTTTTCCCGATCAGAGATCGggtttgcgtcgccctgccgTTCGTCGCCGCATCATCGTTGACGCTCCCGAGAACGAGGTTGCTGTTGCGCGCCCTCACAGGCTACAGCATCGACACTTGTGGTCAAGCCATCATCGCCGGTGTCgccgccttttcaggcggtggtgccatccgccgccggtcttcgtcaagcCGGCACTTGATCCGAGTCCGCACCTCTTGCCGTTCTCGTGCGAACACCGCCGCCGATGTTGCTGAAGGAAGACCCCCCGTGCGCTTTTCAGCTGTCTGGTCTACCATCGCCATCCGCCGCTCACCAATGTTTTacagtcgtccgactaatcgcgattaatcgcgattagtcaggCTTATCGTTCCCTTGGCACCGATAAGGAGCAACGACTAGGTATGAGCGACTAGAATTCTAGTTGTCCGATTAGTCGTCGATTAGTCGTTCGACTAGGTAGGAAAACGATCAGATTTGCAGTAATGGGCCGTGTCAACTGTggttgggctgctgggctgGCATTAGGCCCATTAGGTTTTAGGTATATATGCACAAATGCATGTGCCTCAGACCCGCTGTCACCCAAATCTCACAAGTGAGTGACCAACTGACCATCATTGCGGTGTTCATGCTTGATATACACTATGTAATGTATAGTATACATATCATATCGGTCCTAGCATGATAGGACGACTATACAGACGACTAGGCTCGACTAATcggcctgatcgacgactaatcTCGACTAATCACCTTATCGGTGCCATGGCGACTAGATCCGACTAGACGACCGTAAAACATTGCCGCTCACCGTCCTGCTGCTGTCTTCGGCTAGAAGCTGCTGATCTTGTGTACTCAGGTGCCTTGACGACGCTTCGGACCCGCGCCCtcctccacggcttcgaccacgtccacctcgaccTCGGCTACTTCGGCACTAAggggctatcatctgcatgagctACTCCAATCGAAGCATTCGCACTGGCGTTCCGACTACGAGGGGGTatctccattgttctccagtctgtccgttcgtgttgctaccgctacaACTGTggggggggatgttagagtatatttggtaggttAGGATATGTAATCTCGGACTGCCATATGTATCGGGGAGGTGCCTTACCCCCCAAGTCTCTGTACTCCATATCTATGTTGCACCGATTCCGACACACGTGTCGGACACGGCGATTCGCCATTTTCTTAAAAACAGCGACACGGCGTATATTCTTCCTTTGACTTCTTCAGCCAGCGATTAAACAACGTTGAAGTAATAAAATTTGGTCCAACAGCCCACAATGCCAAGGCCCACTACTTAACCCTACCTCATCAATTCCTGCTACTCCTCCGACCTCCCTCAGCTCGCCCCCACCCACCCGCACACTCGCAAGGCCGCCAGCGGCTCATCTCTAATCTGTCCCACTCGCGCGTGCCACTGCCGATTCCTCCATCTCTCCCATGCCATGTGGgctgccgcccccccccccccctccctctctcccgcaGGCCAGCTCCGAGCAAGACGCTCCGGCTCCCGCTCGCTGCTCGCCCACTTCCCAGGCCCCTGCTCGCAGgtcagcgccggcggcgcatcGATCCAAGGAGCGGGCGAGCAGCAAGCCGGCACCAGCAGCACATCGATCTGAGGAgcggctcctcgccgccgcgctgcagCCCTTCCTCGACGGCATGTCGGTGTCGGACACGGTATCGGACACCGACACGCCAGTTTGCTGCCGTGTCGGTGCTACAGAGCTccatatataccgcccaaggggctcaatgcaatacatcgaccacattatacgcatcctactttcTTACATATCTAACCCCTCCCCATGTTCCCCATCCCAGTCTATGTCATATGTCATCCGTAGCAACCAATGGTACCTGATTGTCCTCTCGGCGGTGTTTAACCCATCATTAACTCAGTCATACCATGGCCATAGTGGCATTCAAGTACTTTACTTATTTGAGTAATAATGACAGACTTGTCAGCATTGCAGTGGCTTATAATCCAAAGATTTAATTCAAGAGCTTGGATTCACTAAGGATACATAATTAGTGCTAAAATCTAACTTTGTCCTAAATCCTACTGTTCTAGGCTTTTCAGTTGAGGTATTAAATCTACTAGGAAAAAATACAAAAGATTACATGAAATAGTTTCAACTTGGAGTTGAGGACCCAATTTTGTATGGTGATTCACAGTTCACCAACCTAATATCAATACAAATGCAAACTGCAAGCTGTTCCAGATTTATATGTTGCCATAAAACATAAACAGCAAACATCCACCTTGAACGCATGAAAGGGGTTAAAGAACTAAAAGTAGGCAGCTATGTGCCAGTTATGGTGTCGACACCACAATGTCAAGAACCAAGATTCCAAATATAACAGAGCGCAACCAGTCCTAGAATGATCAATT
This window contains:
- the LOC120672519 gene encoding protein DCL homolog, chloroplastic-like — encoded protein: MALAAALARAATRLLRGGLPPAASAAASVPVLSPRIHRQLCGLPAADEPSTAGEADPWAEAEAEILRDVKPVVELVKDILHTCRYGNGGFLSPNDEKVVVEKLLSYHPRADEKIGCGIDGIMVDRHRGFRFSRCLFVVRTNGDWEDFSYRKCLQAYIKEKYPSYADRFLQKHLVNRSELFRVRK